The Prionailurus bengalensis isolate Pbe53 chromosome C2, Fcat_Pben_1.1_paternal_pri, whole genome shotgun sequence DNA segment aggtggaggtgggtgaCTTTGGGATGCAAACTCTGGGGATGCAATCAATGACTTGGTTTGTATTTTTAGCCTCTGATTTTTGTGAACTCAGAACTATTAATACTATTAATATGAGTCATCTGGTCTAAAAACTAAGACCAAACTTCACACACTTCCTTAAGAACTAGTGAATTCCAGAGAGGAGCTAAATGTTCCTTAGCAATTTTATTGAAATCTGTTGAATATAAACTTTATAGCAGTCTTTTAAGTCCCGTGTtatttaaaacagagagagagaaagagaaggaggaggaagaggagaaggcaaaggaaggaaaggaaatccattcctttaaaatatgttcCCTAACTCTTTTCAAAAGACCATGATTATATTCCATGGGTTATAATCCAGAAGGCAGTTTGTTCTACAAATCATAAGGCCTGACaaaaaggacagaaggaaaagtCACCACAGCACACTCTCTCTGAATTCTATTAGGCATTCCACATGGTATGGAGCACAGAGACAGGGGAGACTTACAGAATGTGCTCAACTCTTTGTAAACATAGGGTATGAGAGATTCCAGTTCAAAGGAAGATCACTAGTTTAAGAAATGGGAGAAAAGTTTGGAGACCTCTCTCAGGCCAGTCATACCGGTTCCTGCAGGAGTGGAGAGATTACTGCAAAGTAGTTAGCTCCATAAACATATCGGCAAAGCTTAACAttatacagaagagaaaaatactgcACAGCATTCACAAAACATCGcccatatttttatacttttttccttgctttcccttcttttttttagacAGGAAGAGATTCTCCAGCTCACCTGTTTCAAACCCCACACTTGGCACTAAGTCCATGGTTCCATGAAAGGCTCCGGCCCACGCTGAGGTAGCAGTGGTGACTGTAGTCGGGTCTGTCTTTGTGATGTCACACTGGGGAGCAGGAATCCTGGCTGCACGCACTGATGGCATCAGCAGGGGCCCATAGGACGGATCCAGGGCAGAGCCAGCagaagggtggtggtggtgatggtggtggtggcggtggtgcaTGTGGGCGTGGGGGTGGTGGTGCCGCATGTACACATCATGCATGTGGCTGTAGGATGGGCTCACCTGAGATGCCAAAGGATAGTGCCAGGACTCGGatgcgggcgggggaggggctgggccagTCTGATGCAGGCCGTGTcctggccaggggctggggtcgGCCGCAGTAAAGGTGCCAGGGGGTGCAGTGACCTGGAAGTCAGGATGAACACCCCCCAAGCAGGGTGCAGGTGGGGGCTGGTAAGAGCTGGTCCAAAAGGAAGTCGGGAAACTATTCCGCTGGCTTGAGAGAGCTGAGCTGtctgagaagacagaaaaattatttacataagaTTCAGTTCTAGGATAGACTTGCCTCTACTTGTCCAACATTTTACAGGCGGGCTAATTACCATGCACTCTTTTCTCCGCACACAGAGGTAAATTGATACCAGGTAAGCCTCTGAGCTCCCATACCAAGTCAGTGCACACGGTTCAAGGTGCTGAATGAGTGCCCCCCATCCCTTGTTTGCTTAGCTTATGCAGTCACAGCCTATGCTGAAGTTTGCAAGTATGAGATTCGAAAGCTTCATTTCCTACTGGGCAGATCGCTGCCACCAGGTCTGAGCAGAGGTTGCAGGTACATGTGTCTCAGGTAAAGAAAGCTTATGCCACAGGTGTGATTCAGGTGGTTGGAAATGATGATGTTTACCAAACTTCttacaaatgcaaatataattttcACTCGAACTGAACATTTTAAGGCTGAAAGTAATAAATGGAAGATCACACTTAATTATGCTCACCAACACTCATCTTCCTTCAAGAAGATAACAGTTGCTAATATTTAATGACAGTGACCAAAAGCCCAATCCTAGTCCAGGGCTTTTCATGGATGATCTTATTGGAGCCTCACTCCAACCCTATGAgttactgttattatccccattttagagatatgGAAATTGAGGCAGGGAAGAATCCTAAGGCTTCACAGCTAGCAAGTAGGAGACTGGGCTTTGCAGACAGGTAGCCTGCCCCAGTGGCTGGCACTCTTCATAACTGTGCCACAAGAGGGCACAATTGCAACCATAACATGAACATCTAGAATTTGGTCATCGTTCTGTGGAAATCATGATTGGAGGAGATTCAAGCAGGGACAATAGATTTGAGGAagggtttgggggcggggggggggatatAAAAAATAGCACTTAGAGATAAATAAAGAGGGAAAACCCTCCCCAACTGTTGCCTTCAGTTAAATTTCTCCAATCAATCATCCTAACTTATTTATAGACGACCTACTATGTACCAAATAGAGAGAGGTCAGGGATGAGCAAAGAGACATCATTCTTAATCACAATCGAGCAGgggacatataaataaataaacacatgcaaTGTGTGACCTGGTAGGGCTCTCATaaggggaagcacagagagagggcacagaagcAGCCTAAGAAAAGATCAATTGGAAAGGTGGGGAGGGCTAGCTTTGTGAAAAGGTAGGGAAGAGTGGTTTAGgccaaaaagtacatgaaaagaagGCCAAAAATTGCACAGacccgaacacacacacacacacacacacacacacacacacacaaaatagcatATGGGGAACAAGAATTCTGTGGGTAGAAGGTGGCAAAAAAATTAGACTAAAAAGTCAGACTGGGTCCAAGAAAGACCCAGATGGGTATGGCCTTGCAAACTACGTAATGAATGTGGGTGCTGTCCTGAGAAGGTGCCAGTGAGCTTTGGAGGGTTTTAATCTAGGGAATGATACAGTCAGATCTGTGACTATAAACATCCCTACCTCCAGCCATAGCCTGCTCTGTACTGTGTGGTGTAAAAGAGCAAGCACCAGACAGGGAGTCTAGAGAGCTCAGCCAGAGAGCTAGCACCTAGCAATTATCTTATCTGACTTTATGACCTCACATGGATCTGTTGATCTCTCTGTGGCTCACTTTCTTCCATATGAGGTATTTGAATGAAAATGCCAAATATCTTCTGGCTCTATACTTCTATCATTCTGTGAAGTGGCCTACGATGTCTATCTATAGATGAAGATTAGGTTGCCTAGCACATTAGTCATGCATGTGTGATACTATTTTCATACAGGGTTCTAGAGAAAAGAGCCTGGCTAGATCTTTTCATTGAATGAAGAATATCCTGAGAAGTACTCTGAAATAAAAGTATTCACAACTCTGACATAGCCATGTTCTCACTTCATAAATGTCCAGGACATAATTTCCTTACCTCAGAGGAAAGCTTCTGTAACTTGAACCAACCATAGTATATGTAACTTGAACATAATTAGGGTATCAACATGGTGTTCAAATGTTTCCTTTCCCTAACTCCCCAAAGGACGGTGCCACTAGCATTGCAAACGTCACTTCTCTGTCCATCAGCCCTACAGCAGGGCTATCATCATTCACCCCATCCATTCTATGGACAGACAGCTATTCGGTATCTCGCATTCAAGTCTGTCCCCACAGAATCTCCAAGGATCTCAAAGCCCTcggggaaataaaacaaataatcatatTCTCCTAATGGGAAAGGACAGAAGCACACATTGTTCTTCGAGTCTTCAAACAGTCCAGGCGAACTTTTAATTGAATGACTTTGTTTTGTCACTATCACACCTATCAGAAAATAGCACTTAAAGTCAAACTTGCTGGCATCGgggcaaatatattttatttcagaactGTCTTCCTTTGACATATGAAGAGTGGGTGCTAATGACCAACAAAGAAAGTTGTGTAAGCTGTGAGAAGAAAATTCAATTTGCCTTAAATGATGGCCATTTGTAGAATATTCTGTCAACACCCACAGTGCTAGCTgtcaatgtttaaaattaaaacccaTACAAAAAGTGTATAGAGGCTCCTTATATTATACAGTGCAGCTTTGCCACCTCAGGGTGCCACTTTTCTGCCACTTTGCTGTCATAGACTCAATCTTTGGTAGCAAGCCCTTCATTCTGCTCATAACTTTCATCTCCTGGTGGGGCCACAAACCCATTATGAAAATTGCTAAATCCAACCCAGAGGTGTGTGTCAGAGAAACTGAGTTCCCTAATGAAAATCCCCCGTTAAAATATCAAAACTATGTCATTTTCCTGcgtgcttttatttcctttcatttatatacatttgGACCCAATTTTATAGATGTTTAAGCATTTTGCATATGCATGCACAAATGTGGACAATGAACAAATTCCTTACCCAAAATACTACCCTATTTATGAATTATTGTATTATAATTAGTGAGCACATTATCAATGAAAgtggaaacttatttttaaaaacgtgcTCTAAACGTGCTGAACAAAGCTTTAAAATAcctcagggaaaaataaaattagaagcaaCTTAATATTTTCCTAGTCCTGCTATGTCTCCTGAGATTAATATAAAGTTTGCAGAGATCTATGCAGCCTTTTTCAAAGACAATGTTGCATTTTACaagtaaatgaaacaatattgaagagaaaatatgtttaagGACAAGTCTACACTTCAAAACCACTATTTGGtatcttgttaaaaaataatcttaatacAAAGAAACAGATGATATGCTTTGTTTCATGCCTGGGAATCAATGTGCTTATTTcatatgtatgtaaatttttttcattacatgACTCTTTGCCTAAGAGTACTTAATCACAGCCACATTTGTTTGatgaaaaaacatatgaaaaacttGTGCACAAACTATTCCCATGCCATATTACTTTTCAGGTTAGTAGAGGCAATTCACAATTGTCAAATGTTAACACTCTATGGTGATGTTGGGCTTAATGTTACTCAGTATTTGGATGATGTTAACACTGACATTCTGGCacataaaaaaatctgaatatactTTGGTTCAATTtgcatttggaatttaaaaatatcacacacacacaccttatttctaaatgacaaaaatgacaaaattgatATGCTGTCTGATACAACCCACCCAAGGCATACCCAGTAATCTCACTATGTGAATTATACAGAAATATATCTTAAGGACACAGAAGAGTTAGCATGGAACATGAAGTTGTTCTTTCAATTTCATAATAGCCGGGATATCTTTTGTATTAActgtaaatatttctgaaaaaaaaaatctaagggcAAACAACTTAAGCCAGAGAAAATTCAACATTCAATTTCAACCTTTAACATTTtactacttaattaaaaaaaaataaaaactatattaaaaggaaaatgggaCAGTAAAATGTTGTAAAACCTCTATCTGAAGTCATCTTAAAAGTCTCCAGAAAACACATTCTTAGAGTAGTGATTCAAAACATTAATGTTAAAAGGTAACATTTACCTTTTTATTaacttcagtgaaaaaaaaatgccactcaATTCTTAACCCAAAGTGTCCTTGCTGTAATTTAATTCCCATCCTCTTATTCTGCTTCCCATGAAAACAAAGTGTTGGGTCAGAGGTGAAAGGCTACATTTTCCAATGTTTCTGTCACTCAGGAATTAGTCATTTCCATCATGTCCAAAGATTGTCCTCTACTTTGCTCTAGAGTCGCTCAAAATGGACATTGTGACTCTACAATGAGTTTCAAGGAGGCAGGATGATGAAGTCAGACCACTCTTTCCTTCCATGTGTTTGTCCGAAACTTGCCATCAGCAATAACCTCCAGTGCCTCCTGGAGGTGGAGCCCAGCTGTCTTTTCTAGTCTCACCCAGCTTAAGAGACCCACCCTCTTTCCCATACTCCTCTTTTGTTATTTTAGGCTAGTACTCATTCTGAGAGGTCTTTCCTATGAGAATGAGTTGCTCTAAGCAGACACTATGTAAATCAATTAGCAATAAATTTTTactttgcaacaacaacaacaacaaaatatcaaGTTCTCACCATTTAGCATGGTTTTTAAGTTAATGACATATTTTGCTAAGCGTCAACTACTACTCGGCTTTCCTAcatagatagacacacacacacacacacacacacacaccacacacacacacacactttctgtaATAACACTTGGGCACTGAGATCAATACACAGACATATTTGAAGCCAGTGTTTCTATTTAGATGGGGATAACAGGGCCATTAGATTCATTAGGTTTTCTCAACTGAGAAGCCCTATTAGTAAGAATGTATACTGGGATAAAAGGTCATTGATGTGATGTTGTGTCAAATAAAGTACAAATATTTCCTATCAATTATTTGCCTAAAAGCTGCAAAACACCTAAAGAGGACTTTCCTAACTCCATCAAGACACACACTCAAAGTATGACCATTATTCCATTATTAGCTGACACTTTATCCTTGTCTAAAGATTTACTGTGGAAATATATTCTGCAACCAAACATAACTCAGTTTTAAATTCCTTCGTAGCACTATACCACTTGTGTAGCACTGTAAAAACTTCATGCCATAAATTAGACCCGTTAATTTAGTACAGCTGGCTAGTGCTCCTGCATAAACTATCACTGCTATGGCCATCAACATTGTCAATAGTGTTGAGTAGCTACTTTGTCCAAGACACTGTATTTTTGCCAGAAATTCAAAGAATATTTCTGGGTAAAAACCCAAGGTTGGTTTTCTATATGCCAAATGAGTGGAAACTTActtaaggaagagagaaaatgcatcATTGTTTAGCACCTTGCATAAAGCCGTGTGCCACAAATCATTCATATGCATTATCATAGAACCCTTACAATAACCCAAGGAAACATATCAATAAACACATAATGTAATTTAAATTGAGTTCAGAGCAATGTTAACTAATTAATCCAAGATCATGTTGCCATCAGACATTGTAAGGCCCACACTAGAACCCCAAAACAAGGAGAATCCAATGACCGCATTATCCAAACCTGTGTTACTTTGGCAATTAACACAAAGTTACTGGTAACTCTCTTCACTAACCATGGGAATCTCAATTTATTACACCTCTcttaaagatattattttctaaatctttatttatatttttgtggatCTCCCTTTAAATCACATCCAAGTTATTTCCGTTTATTAAAAATCGACTAATTCACAACTAAACAACTATGGAAAAGTTGTACCacaaatggaaagtaaaaaaCACACTTGAAATCACAGAAGCTTGCAGAGACAAGATTTGAGCAATCATTTCATTCATCCCCCTTATTTTACACACAaggaaactaaaaccaaaaatttcATACCCAATGCTAATAAATTCTACATTgacaacttttttattttctaatctggGATAAATGGTATGAACTTGATTCATCTAATTCAGTCATAATCATTCAattcatatttattctttattttccaggTAGAAATGCATTATGTTGAGGGAAAATGAGGTGAGAAAACTAGATACGATATACCTAGTCTtagtgggagaggaagagatggaaatTAAAGTATCGCCTGCATTTGCCTGCACTACCCTGATACACTAAACTGACACACAAAGCCCTAAAAATTCTAGTCTCTGCCTGTCACTCTGCTTCTCATTCCACTCATGGCAGCACTATTGCTTCTCATCAGACACTCTAAGCTCAGTCCTTCCATAGGGCTTTTGTACCGGCTGTTCCCGCTGCCTCAAATAACTTCCCCATAGATATTCACATGATGAAGACCACTCTTATCACATGTAACAGTCTCAGAGACAGCATCTATTGTCACCCTAAGTAAATCCACACCTAGCATTTCATTCTATACTTCGTACCTTTCTCTTTCACTAAAAAGCTCCATGAACACAGAGGCTTAGGCTCTCCTGTTCACTGATATATTTCCACTACATAGCAGTACCTTTAACATTTGCTGTGTATGTCAAGGAATGAAACAGGAGGCAGGTTTGAagaccaaatataaaataatcccAAGAAAATTGTAATAATAGTTGCTGAAACATTACCATTCTCTATCCTTTCTATATGGAAATTTGAAATCAGTCCAAAGATTTCTATTTAGTCACATGGATAATGGGAAAACACTGGATTATTATAGAGTTTTTGCATATATACTATACCTCACTTAAAACTATCCTGATTTTAATACTTACTAATCACTCACATCTAACTATAATTTGGGACTCTTGTTTCTATATTCCAGATTAAATGATTCCTAGGCTGTGTATACCactacgtttaaaaaaaaaaaagaaaaaaaagaaaaaaaataggcattgTATTTAATACTCTCCAATGACAGATTATCCTCACATGATTTATTATTGAGATACAGACTTTATGAAAGTCAGCCAATTTACTGAAGTTTTC contains these protein-coding regions:
- the VGLL3 gene encoding transcription cofactor vestigial-like protein 3 isoform X3; the encoded protein is MQDSLEVTLPSKQEEEEDEEEEEEEEEKDQPAEMEYLNSRCVLFTYFQGDIGSVVDEHFSRALGQASTLHPESAISKSKMGLTPLWRDSSALSSQRNSFPTSFWTSSYQPPPAPCLGGVHPDFQVTAPPGTFTAADPSPWPGHGLHQTGPAPPPPASESWHYPLASQVSPSYSHMHDVYMRHHHPHAHMHHRHHHHHHHHPSAGSALDPSYGPLLMPSVRAARIPAPQCDITKTDPTTVTTATSAWAGAFHGTMDLVPSVGFETGLQHQDKSKESPWY
- the VGLL3 gene encoding transcription cofactor vestigial-like protein 3 isoform X1 → MSCAEVMYHPQPYGAPQYLPNPVAAATCPTAYYHPAPQPGQQKKLAVYSKMQDSLEVTLPSKQEEEEDEEEEEEEEEKDQPAEMEYLNSRCVLFTYFQGDIGSVVDEHFSRALGQASTLHPESAISKSKMGLTPLWRDSSALSSQRNSFPTSFWTSSYQPPPAPCLGGVHPDFQVTAPPGTFTAADPSPWPGHGLHQTGPAPPPPASESWHYPLASQVSPSYSHMHDVYMRHHHPHAHMHHRHHHHHHHHPSAGSALDPSYGPLLMPSVRAARIPAPQCDITKTDPTTVTTATSAWAGAFHGTMDLVPSVGFETGLQHQDKSKESPWY
- the VGLL3 gene encoding transcription cofactor vestigial-like protein 3 isoform X4 translates to MSCAEVMYHPQPYGAPQYLPNPVAAATCPTAYYHPAPQPGQQGDIGSVVDEHFSRALGQASTLHPESAISKSKMGLTPLWRDSSALSSQRNSFPTSFWTSSYQPPPAPCLGGVHPDFQVTAPPGTFTAADPSPWPGHGLHQTGPAPPPPASESWHYPLASQVSPSYSHMHDVYMRHHHPHAHMHHRHHHHHHHHPSAGSALDPSYGPLLMPSVRAARIPAPQCDITKTDPTTVTTATSAWAGAFHGTMDLVPSVGFETGLQHQDKSKESPWY
- the VGLL3 gene encoding transcription cofactor vestigial-like protein 3 isoform X2 → MSCAEVMYHPQPYGAPQYLPNPVAAATCPTAYYHPAPQPGQQKLAVYSKMQDSLEVTLPSKQEEEEDEEEEEEEEEKDQPAEMEYLNSRCVLFTYFQGDIGSVVDEHFSRALGQASTLHPESAISKSKMGLTPLWRDSSALSSQRNSFPTSFWTSSYQPPPAPCLGGVHPDFQVTAPPGTFTAADPSPWPGHGLHQTGPAPPPPASESWHYPLASQVSPSYSHMHDVYMRHHHPHAHMHHRHHHHHHHHPSAGSALDPSYGPLLMPSVRAARIPAPQCDITKTDPTTVTTATSAWAGAFHGTMDLVPSVGFETGLQHQDKSKESPWY